The Gracilimonas sp. genome contains a region encoding:
- the asd gene encoding aspartate-semialdehyde dehydrogenase: protein MKVGILGATGAVGQKFIRLLQGHPWFEIEALGASERSAGKKYKDAANWIEDVVLPESIKETIVKNCDPSEFKDVDFVFSGLDSSVAGEIEKAFATAGIPVISNAKNFRQDPTVPLLIPEINPDHTELIKTQTFTKDGSGWIVTNPNCVAVPLSLSLKPLYDAFGIEALILTTMQAVSGAGYPGVASLDILGNVIPFISGEEPKVGPETRKLLSTLEGTTLAKPHFPVQATATRVPTINGHMISATVKLQKPPADLEELKEAYKNYLNPVSDLDLPFSPKTLYKLHQEDAYPQPRLHADAENGMQLHLGRLRKADVFDVSFVAMAHNTIRGAAGGAILNAELLMKKGFLK, encoded by the coding sequence ATGAAAGTAGGAATTTTAGGCGCTACCGGTGCCGTTGGACAAAAATTTATTCGCTTATTACAGGGTCACCCCTGGTTTGAAATTGAAGCCTTGGGGGCCTCCGAACGCTCGGCCGGTAAAAAATACAAAGACGCCGCTAACTGGATCGAAGATGTGGTTCTTCCTGAATCTATAAAGGAAACGATAGTCAAGAATTGTGATCCCTCAGAATTTAAAGATGTGGATTTTGTGTTTTCAGGATTGGATTCATCCGTAGCCGGCGAGATCGAAAAAGCTTTTGCCACTGCAGGAATACCCGTTATATCCAATGCCAAAAATTTCCGGCAGGATCCAACGGTTCCGTTGCTGATTCCGGAGATCAACCCTGATCATACCGAACTCATCAAAACCCAGACTTTTACCAAAGATGGCAGCGGCTGGATCGTCACGAACCCAAATTGTGTGGCGGTTCCTTTATCCCTTTCACTGAAACCATTGTATGATGCTTTTGGGATCGAAGCTCTGATCCTCACCACCATGCAGGCAGTTTCCGGAGCAGGATATCCCGGGGTGGCTAGTCTGGATATTTTAGGGAATGTAATTCCATTCATTTCGGGGGAAGAACCTAAAGTTGGTCCTGAGACCCGAAAACTTTTAAGCACACTGGAAGGGACTACCTTAGCAAAACCACATTTTCCGGTTCAAGCTACGGCAACGCGAGTGCCTACCATCAACGGACATATGATCTCGGCTACCGTAAAACTCCAAAAACCACCGGCTGATCTTGAAGAACTGAAGGAGGCGTATAAAAATTACCTGAATCCTGTTTCGGATCTGGATCTGCCTTTTTCTCCAAAAACGTTATATAAACTTCACCAGGAAGATGCTTACCCTCAGCCACGTTTACATGCCGATGCTGAAAACGGAATGCAATTGCACTTAGGTCGACTTAGAAAAGCAGATGTGTTTGATGTCAGCTTTGTAGCCATGGCACATAATACCATTCGCGGTGCGGCCGGCGGAGCGATACTGAATGCTGAATTATTAATGAAGAAGGGATTCCTGAAATAA
- a CDS encoding M1 family aminopeptidase, whose amino-acid sequence MKFFTKSILLSALIFGILGCSTSPNIEPGVSLELAQFRKANISDITYELYFKIPEEESESIPASATILFELKDGSHDIQLDFRESEELLTSISINGVTVEINFEKEHIILPAEYLTEGQNSVDIDFTAGESSLNRNPEYLYTLFVPDRARTAFPLFDQPDLKAIYDLTLEIPKNWEAISNAPLNYQHESDSTKTLNFAPSDLISSYLFSFVAGDFEKVTQTVEGVEMTMLHRESDQEKADRNIDNIFRLHKASLDWLEEYTGIDYPFQKFDFALIPTFQYGGMEHVGAIQYRASALLLDEDPSESQLLSRASLIAHETAHMWFGDLVTMEWFNDVWTKEVFANFMAAKIMNPNFPEIDHDLNFVLRHHPSAYSVDRTEGANPIRQYLGNLNEAGQMYGAIIYNKAPIMMRQLELLVGEEIFKEGMREYLSAYSFGNATWPDLINILDDLSNQDLKSWSEVWVNTPGRPHFSYEFKEDELPGREPLLYDILVQTDPAGMGRVWPQQVGIWTISPEDSSFKFFDILSDDDTKFATLNELKAETKVFNANGRGYGLFPAKLETLEYWEHMKNVRKGSQLINLYENMLEQNEVEPGEYLSKLLELIQTEENQLLIGQILGQIQTIYWDLLNEEERNDVASDIEEILWDQMIDQDEPSKKKTFFNAFRNIAINESEIQKVYDIWSDEMEIDGLNLSETDYISMAGNLAIKMPEESKDIISSQLDDIENSDRKRRFEFISPALSNDQQVRDDFFESLKDEENRQTESWVLSALGYLHHPLRVDYSEKYILPSLELLQEIQVTGDIFFPKRWLDVTLGNYSSDTAVQTVRDFLNKRPDYNDQLRMKILQAADGMFRANEIKN is encoded by the coding sequence ATGAAATTTTTCACTAAATCTATTCTTTTATCTGCTTTGATCTTTGGGATACTTGGATGTTCCACCTCACCTAATATTGAGCCTGGCGTCTCCCTTGAATTGGCTCAGTTCCGAAAGGCGAATATCTCGGATATTACTTATGAATTGTATTTTAAGATACCGGAGGAGGAATCCGAATCCATCCCTGCATCAGCTACGATTTTATTTGAGCTAAAGGATGGTAGTCATGACATCCAGCTTGATTTTCGGGAATCTGAAGAACTACTGACATCGATCTCCATAAACGGGGTAACGGTGGAGATCAACTTTGAGAAAGAACACATTATTTTGCCGGCTGAGTACTTGACGGAAGGCCAAAACTCCGTCGATATTGATTTCACTGCCGGGGAGTCATCTCTCAACCGAAATCCCGAATACTTGTACACCCTTTTTGTTCCGGACCGCGCCCGTACCGCATTCCCGCTTTTTGATCAGCCGGACCTGAAAGCTATCTATGACCTAACATTAGAGATTCCGAAAAACTGGGAAGCAATCTCCAATGCACCATTGAATTATCAGCATGAATCCGATTCCACCAAGACCCTCAATTTTGCCCCTTCCGACCTGATCAGTTCTTACCTGTTTTCTTTTGTGGCCGGAGATTTTGAAAAGGTTACCCAAACCGTGGAAGGCGTTGAAATGACCATGCTGCACCGGGAATCCGATCAGGAAAAAGCAGACCGAAATATAGATAACATCTTCCGCCTGCATAAAGCTTCGCTCGACTGGCTGGAGGAATACACCGGCATCGACTACCCATTCCAGAAATTTGATTTCGCCCTCATTCCGACTTTTCAATACGGAGGCATGGAACATGTGGGAGCTATTCAATATCGAGCTTCGGCTTTGCTCCTGGATGAAGACCCGTCGGAGTCTCAGTTACTGAGTCGCGCCAGCCTGATTGCTCACGAAACTGCGCATATGTGGTTTGGCGATCTGGTTACCATGGAGTGGTTCAATGATGTATGGACCAAAGAAGTCTTTGCCAACTTCATGGCTGCCAAGATCATGAATCCCAATTTCCCGGAGATCGACCATGACCTGAATTTTGTGCTGCGCCATCACCCAAGTGCGTATTCTGTGGATCGTACTGAGGGTGCCAATCCCATTCGCCAGTATTTGGGAAACCTGAACGAAGCCGGACAAATGTATGGGGCCATCATTTACAACAAAGCTCCGATCATGATGCGTCAGCTTGAGTTACTCGTAGGGGAAGAAATTTTCAAAGAAGGGATGCGGGAATATCTAAGCGCCTATTCTTTTGGAAATGCCACGTGGCCTGATCTTATTAATATTCTGGATGACCTTTCCAACCAGGACCTGAAATCATGGAGTGAAGTTTGGGTTAATACTCCCGGTCGACCCCATTTCAGTTATGAATTCAAGGAAGACGAACTACCCGGTCGGGAGCCACTATTATATGATATCTTAGTGCAAACCGATCCTGCAGGAATGGGACGGGTGTGGCCGCAGCAAGTGGGTATCTGGACCATCAGTCCGGAGGATAGTTCCTTCAAATTTTTTGATATCCTCAGTGATGATGACACCAAGTTTGCAACACTAAATGAGTTGAAAGCTGAAACAAAGGTTTTCAATGCCAACGGCCGGGGATATGGTCTTTTTCCTGCTAAACTTGAAACGCTGGAATACTGGGAACACATGAAAAATGTTCGTAAGGGTTCTCAACTTATCAACCTTTACGAGAATATGCTGGAGCAAAATGAGGTGGAGCCCGGAGAGTATTTATCTAAACTCCTCGAGCTTATTCAAACTGAAGAAAACCAGCTTTTGATCGGGCAGATATTGGGCCAAATTCAAACTATCTACTGGGATCTGCTGAATGAAGAAGAACGGAATGATGTAGCATCTGATATTGAAGAAATTTTATGGGATCAGATGATCGATCAGGATGAACCAAGTAAGAAAAAGACTTTCTTCAACGCCTTCAGAAATATCGCCATCAATGAATCCGAGATCCAAAAAGTATATGATATTTGGAGTGATGAGATGGAGATCGATGGGCTGAACCTTTCCGAAACCGACTACATCAGCATGGCGGGAAATCTGGCAATCAAAATGCCGGAAGAATCTAAGGACATCATTTCAAGCCAACTGGATGATATTGAAAACAGCGACCGCAAGCGCAGGTTTGAATTCATCAGTCCTGCCCTTTCCAACGATCAGCAGGTTCGGGATGATTTTTTTGAATCCCTGAAAGATGAGGAAAACCGGCAGACGGAATCCTGGGTGCTCAGCGCCTTGGGATATTTGCACCATCCGCTTCGGGTGGATTATTCCGAGAAATACATTCTGCCCAGTTTAGAATTGCTGCAGGAAATTCAGGTCACCGGCGATATCTTTTTCCCCAAACGCTGGCTGGATGTGACCTTAGGAAATTACTCCTCCGATACCGCTGTTCAAACCGTTCGTGATTTCCTGAATAAACGCCCCGATTATAATGATCAGCTACGAATGAAGATCCTGCAGGCCGCAGATGGGATGTTTCGGGCTAATGAGATCAAGAATTGA
- a CDS encoding MFS transporter, translating into MKFLYDKVEARSPKFYAWLVLGLLFLIYISSFVDRQIVAVLGTAIRDDLSFTNTQIGVLYGPAFSLIYAVCGIFMGWFADQFSRKRIILIGLVVWSLMTVASGFASSFIFLVTARFFVGVSQSALSPAVYSLLADYFPPEKRARVFSVYASGIFVGVGLSFLIGGSVAQAYDWREAMKIVGWPGLVLAVIGFLLIREPIRKSGKSERSATQFFEVLKFIISKKAVRYHLAGFSFLALSGYTILAFIGNVLNDTFETPSLISQYGWFMFLAGVGVNVSGWLADKLAIKYGSEKRFVMGIVAALGGLPFYYFGLMAESVMTAFILIGIGNVIASSYNGVAAALIQYFVKSGMRGMAGAVYLFVISIVGFGIGPPVTGWLIDHVFTDLYGPSKALLVVFTVCGVFATVSFVKAMQHYHEDAVD; encoded by the coding sequence ATGAAATTTCTGTATGACAAAGTCGAAGCCCGCTCTCCCAAATTTTATGCCTGGTTGGTACTGGGGTTATTGTTTCTGATCTACATCTCCAGCTTCGTGGACCGGCAAATCGTGGCGGTGCTGGGAACGGCCATTCGGGATGACCTCAGTTTCACAAATACTCAGATCGGTGTTCTATACGGTCCGGCTTTTTCCCTGATCTATGCCGTATGCGGAATTTTCATGGGATGGTTTGCCGATCAGTTTTCCCGAAAGCGGATCATTCTCATCGGACTTGTAGTTTGGAGCCTGATGACCGTAGCCAGCGGTTTTGCCAGCTCCTTCATTTTTCTTGTTACGGCGAGATTTTTTGTGGGGGTGAGTCAGTCGGCATTGAGTCCGGCGGTGTATTCATTACTGGCCGATTACTTTCCACCCGAAAAAAGAGCGCGCGTATTCTCGGTGTACGCCTCAGGCATCTTTGTTGGGGTAGGACTCTCCTTTTTGATCGGCGGCTCAGTAGCGCAAGCCTACGACTGGCGGGAGGCTATGAAGATCGTGGGTTGGCCGGGATTGGTTTTAGCGGTTATCGGTTTTCTGTTGATCCGTGAACCGATTCGGAAATCCGGCAAAAGCGAGCGTTCGGCAACTCAATTTTTTGAAGTGCTAAAATTCATAATCAGTAAAAAAGCCGTTCGATATCATTTGGCAGGTTTTTCTTTTTTGGCCCTCAGCGGGTATACCATTTTAGCTTTCATCGGGAATGTATTGAACGATACGTTTGAGACGCCATCTCTGATCTCACAATACGGCTGGTTTATGTTTTTGGCGGGTGTCGGGGTGAATGTCTCCGGATGGCTGGCTGATAAGCTGGCTATAAAATATGGCTCGGAAAAACGCTTCGTGATGGGAATTGTAGCTGCTCTTGGCGGACTCCCATTCTATTATTTTGGCTTGATGGCAGAATCGGTGATGACGGCTTTTATACTGATCGGGATCGGGAATGTGATTGCTTCTTCATACAACGGAGTGGCAGCCGCCCTTATCCAGTATTTTGTGAAATCCGGCATGCGAGGAATGGCCGGCGCGGTCTATTTATTTGTGATCAGTATTGTGGGTTTTGGAATTGGTCCGCCTGTAACGGGATGGCTTATTGATCATGTTTTTACGGATCTGTATGGTCCATCTAAAGCATTGTTAGTAGTATTTACAGTTTGTGGGGTTTTTGCTACGGTAAGTTTTGTGAAGGCGATGCAACACTATCATGAAGATGCGGTGGATTAA
- a CDS encoding lamin tail domain-containing protein — MKKLLIVLLFTIPSIAVAQTANFEDDFSDKDISDWSGNNAHFTFIDESKNILLQQNAPDAGTSYLSIPSVDIEGYWEFFIRMEFAPSDGNKAEIYLMSDSSDFNGSLNGYKILAGEDGSNDVFRLFRIDSGSEASEIITGTTNISNGGDYRVKVTRDASGNWTLEVAEGYAGALAQEGTGTDSTYTAASHFGFKTIYTSTRSDLFAFDFKIDIPPIEITSVSPVSNTEIDIVFSHAFDSSTVESTDFTLNPGSINPQSVTHQTADTARITFSDPLSGGIHDLSVSGINNLSGETTLADTTLSFIIFDDYQPGDIIINEFMKDPPTGTAEYVELKNISGRYINLRDWQVGDNNSQTTIIESDFAILPDSFAVISADTSSLNTYYGNANYIQTSLPALNNGGDQVRIFDPTGTIADSLEYTSEWGGLDVSIERRDTSVSSTFRENWGDSPAGNFGTPGFANLVAEDTTAPAISELLVQNNQTILLVASERLETTSAETTGNYSLDQNPETGAVVPTIPAISSATQIAADTVELTLSSNLEEYDGNWILSADSLTDIFENTANDQAEFTFTNPFTIMEVSALSESEILFLFSDNIEFATVSTEDFTINGEVLAPSSNITQPETNQLIVNLPTSLPSGPNLAVVSNIESVNGWIIPQNTQAEFFVFDDYQSGDILINEFMKDPPTGAVEYVELKNISGKYLNLRDWRIGDNNSITSITGSDFVILPDSFTVISADTVALSIFFGEANYVQTSLPALNNSGDQIRLFDNNGTLADSLEYTSDWGGEDVAIERRDATVSSTFRENWGDSPAENFGTPGLTNLVAPDVTAPELLSIQRPADDQIQLSFSERLKESTARDSTNFTLSADGLSEPIPALQSATLATPSSITLQYEFDLPSEPSGTAYELSVANQTDIFGNTAVEIPLSFFVILYATADSADVFITEFMYSPATGFTDFIEIFNPTDSAYNLQDWTYNDNAGNARAISDSEFTLAPNSHAVLAPDSTIAKSFPNITLADMGSRFANLNSTTPDDIVLRNQSGTLIDSLTYAPSWGGREVSLERRSIDVPPLFQENWGESPSDNFATPGAPNEIQPDTSPPEIASLTVLNDSTFRMIFSERIQPEPAENEANYTLLEPEGLPSAPPLLESVEFLAPDTVIISFQNALHKQEQGSEYGLITEGQLDIFGNVASILEDSFFLIDIAQADSGDVVINEFIYDPGAEFSEFIELHNSSDKNFDLRDWTFNDNTGTRLVITNTSVELVTGSYVILAPDSTIISLFPDRPIIVMGNKFPALNNGSDDIVIRDQSGILIDSLTYFSEWGGDKVSLERRSPAAPSYYRENWGDSPSNELATPGAANQIQPDNNPPEIINAFTTSSDSIQITFSERIDSVLAKNKSNFSILPAVSIAEIAEFSGNTVTVVLETFLTDGETYTLIIENQADIFGNVQASLTVELQYIEFSTANFGDVIINEILYRKKNADSEEFVELYNRSERNFNLGNWTLSDARGSTTLPEGTEIRSGEYLILTGLKSFASEVQNGVYLPSFPSLNDDEDAVVIRNEVGILIDSLFYSNTWGQNERGVSLERKDPESASNDASNWASNISEIGNSAGYQSSIFEPDETPPEIIFSRLQSNGTIFVAFSEFVNIDNASAFINDQPAPIISYSEANGNIVILEKSASGSASVQVKEKIKENEPLHLTFNNITDIRGNANQELAVEVSQPLAPGAVVINEILYNPLANSDDNLPDQTEYVELYNPSDYAISLEGFYLHDELDENGEVRALLPVSTHYKWIPANGYVVVYAEDQATTFNESRLAKYFKLQGESDQFKARINRSSLSLTNSDDAVYLADSTAAIIDSVFYDESWQNPNLYDTDGVALERINPEGPSNDKSNWSSSTRVNGGTPGEQNSIFQESGAGPVNTGITFTPNPFSPDDDGFEDNLFINYKLDESDYLLRVHIFDRYGRKVRKLADGFQAGFEGSLIWDGRTDDNRNNRVGIYIVLFEAYNSAIGKNVTFKETVVLARKF, encoded by the coding sequence ATGAAAAAACTGCTGATAGTTTTACTATTTACCATACCATCAATTGCCGTTGCACAGACAGCAAACTTCGAAGATGATTTTTCGGACAAAGACATCTCAGACTGGTCCGGTAATAATGCTCATTTCACTTTTATAGATGAAAGTAAAAATATTTTGCTTCAGCAAAATGCTCCTGATGCAGGGACTTCTTATCTAAGTATTCCCTCTGTTGATATTGAAGGATATTGGGAATTTTTTATACGAATGGAATTTGCCCCTTCTGATGGCAATAAAGCAGAAATTTATTTAATGAGCGATTCGAGTGATTTCAACGGATCTCTCAACGGTTACAAAATATTAGCCGGCGAGGATGGCAGTAATGATGTTTTCCGGCTGTTCAGAATTGATTCCGGATCTGAAGCATCAGAGATCATCACCGGGACAACCAACATCAGTAACGGGGGCGATTATAGAGTGAAAGTAACCCGGGATGCTTCCGGAAACTGGACTCTCGAAGTAGCCGAGGGATATGCAGGCGCTTTAGCTCAAGAGGGAACCGGAACAGATAGTACCTATACTGCTGCTTCTCATTTCGGATTCAAAACAATCTACACATCCACTCGGTCCGACCTTTTCGCTTTTGACTTCAAAATTGACATTCCTCCCATTGAAATTACCTCTGTATCTCCGGTCAGTAACACCGAAATTGATATTGTATTCTCACATGCCTTTGATTCCAGTACTGTTGAAAGCACTGATTTCACTTTAAATCCGGGCAGTATTAATCCTCAGTCTGTAACGCACCAAACAGCTGATACTGCCCGCATAACATTTTCTGATCCCCTTTCCGGCGGCATCCATGACCTCTCTGTTTCCGGTATTAATAACTTATCCGGCGAAACCACCCTGGCCGATACTACCCTGTCTTTCATAATCTTTGACGACTATCAGCCCGGCGATATTATAATTAACGAATTCATGAAAGATCCGCCTACCGGTACTGCTGAATATGTGGAACTCAAAAATATCTCCGGAAGATATATTAATTTAAGGGATTGGCAGGTAGGTGATAACAATTCTCAAACTACCATTATCGAATCAGATTTCGCTATTCTTCCCGATAGCTTTGCTGTTATTTCTGCTGATACCTCTTCCCTAAATACCTATTACGGAAATGCTAACTATATCCAAACCTCATTGCCTGCGTTGAATAACGGAGGAGATCAGGTTCGCATCTTTGATCCCACCGGCACTATTGCCGACTCGCTCGAATATACTTCTGAGTGGGGTGGGCTGGATGTATCCATCGAACGACGAGATACTTCGGTTTCGTCTACTTTCAGGGAAAACTGGGGAGATAGTCCGGCTGGTAATTTCGGTACTCCCGGCTTTGCAAACCTGGTAGCTGAAGATACTACAGCTCCGGCGATATCTGAACTTCTGGTCCAAAACAACCAAACTATTTTACTTGTTGCTTCGGAACGATTGGAAACCACCTCGGCTGAAACGACAGGCAACTATTCCCTTGACCAAAACCCGGAAACCGGAGCAGTTGTGCCGACTATACCAGCGATCTCATCAGCCACCCAAATTGCCGCTGATACTGTTGAGCTTACTTTAAGTTCAAACCTGGAAGAATACGACGGGAACTGGATCTTAAGCGCTGATAGTTTGACCGATATTTTTGAAAACACTGCCAATGATCAAGCTGAATTCACTTTTACAAACCCGTTTACTATCATGGAAGTATCAGCACTTTCTGAAAGTGAAATCCTTTTTCTATTCAGTGATAATATTGAATTTGCCACGGTATCTACTGAAGATTTCACAATAAACGGAGAAGTTTTAGCCCCCTCATCAAACATAACTCAGCCGGAAACAAATCAGCTGATAGTGAACCTTCCGACAAGTTTACCTTCAGGGCCAAATCTGGCAGTCGTTTCAAATATTGAAAGTGTGAACGGATGGATTATTCCTCAAAATACCCAGGCTGAATTTTTTGTTTTTGACGACTATCAGTCCGGAGATATTTTGATTAATGAATTTATGAAGGATCCGCCCACCGGTGCTGTTGAATATGTAGAACTCAAAAATATCTCCGGAAAATATCTGAATTTAAGAGATTGGAGAATCGGTGATAACAACTCCATCACTTCCATCACAGGCTCTGACTTTGTAATCCTTCCCGATAGTTTTACAGTAATTTCAGCAGACACTGTTGCCTTAAGTATATTTTTTGGAGAGGCTAACTACGTACAAACTTCACTTCCCGCTTTGAATAATTCCGGAGATCAGATTCGCCTTTTTGATAATAACGGAACCCTCGCCGATTCACTCGAATATACCTCGGACTGGGGCGGTGAAGATGTGGCTATTGAACGTCGCGATGCCACCGTTTCATCCACCTTCAGGGAGAACTGGGGTGACAGTCCGGCTGAAAATTTTGGCACACCGGGTTTGACCAATCTCGTTGCACCTGATGTTACCGCGCCTGAATTACTTAGCATCCAAAGGCCTGCTGATGACCAAATTCAGCTCTCTTTTTCTGAACGGCTTAAGGAAAGTACAGCCCGGGATTCCACCAATTTCACCCTTTCAGCTGATGGGCTTTCAGAACCTATTCCCGCACTTCAGTCCGCTACGCTGGCAACCCCTTCAAGTATCACCCTTCAATACGAATTTGATCTTCCCAGCGAGCCTTCGGGAACTGCGTATGAGTTGTCCGTTGCTAATCAAACTGACATTTTTGGGAATACAGCTGTCGAAATTCCTCTTTCTTTCTTTGTAATCCTATATGCCACCGCTGATTCGGCAGATGTATTTATAACAGAATTTATGTACAGCCCGGCAACCGGATTTACTGATTTCATCGAAATCTTTAATCCAACCGACAGTGCCTATAATCTTCAGGACTGGACCTATAATGACAATGCCGGAAATGCACGTGCAATTTCAGATAGTGAGTTTACATTGGCACCAAATTCTCATGCTGTTTTAGCTCCGGACAGCACCATCGCGAAATCTTTTCCGAATATTACGCTTGCAGATATGGGCAGCCGGTTTGCGAATCTCAACAGCACTACCCCCGATGACATTGTACTCAGAAACCAAAGCGGTACGCTCATCGACTCCTTAACCTATGCTCCAAGCTGGGGAGGAAGGGAGGTTTCACTGGAACGCCGAAGTATTGATGTCCCTCCATTGTTTCAGGAAAATTGGGGAGAAAGCCCCTCTGATAACTTCGCAACACCCGGTGCTCCGAATGAAATTCAACCCGATACTTCTCCGCCTGAAATTGCATCACTGACCGTATTAAATGACAGTACCTTCCGGATGATCTTTTCAGAACGAATACAACCCGAACCAGCGGAAAATGAAGCCAATTACACACTATTGGAGCCCGAAGGACTTCCATCCGCTCCGCCCCTTTTAGAATCCGTGGAATTTCTGGCGCCGGATACCGTCATCATTTCATTCCAAAACGCTTTACATAAACAGGAACAGGGTAGTGAGTATGGGCTTATAACTGAAGGACAATTGGATATTTTCGGGAACGTGGCGTCTATCCTTGAAGACTCTTTTTTCCTGATCGACATCGCCCAAGCCGATTCCGGTGATGTAGTGATCAATGAATTTATATACGATCCCGGAGCTGAATTTTCTGAATTCATTGAACTGCATAATTCATCAGACAAAAATTTCGATCTTCGGGACTGGACCTTCAATGACAATACCGGAACTCGTCTTGTTATTACGAATACCAGTGTTGAATTGGTAACGGGGTCCTATGTTATTTTAGCACCGGACAGTACGATTATCAGCTTATTCCCTGACCGACCGATCATTGTGATGGGAAATAAGTTTCCGGCTCTTAACAATGGCTCTGATGATATTGTGATCCGAGACCAAAGCGGCATACTCATCGACTCCCTTACCTATTTCTCAGAATGGGGCGGGGATAAAGTTTCTTTGGAAAGACGATCCCCTGCTGCCCCCTCTTATTACCGGGAAAACTGGGGAGATTCACCTTCTAATGAACTCGCTACTCCGGGGGCGGCCAATCAGATTCAGCCTGATAACAACCCGCCGGAAATCATTAACGCTTTCACCACCTCTTCCGACTCCATCCAAATTACCTTTAGTGAACGTATTGATTCTGTATTGGCTAAGAACAAATCCAATTTTTCGATCTTGCCTGCAGTATCCATTGCAGAGATCGCTGAATTTTCAGGAAACACGGTGACTGTTGTGCTTGAGACATTCTTAACTGACGGAGAAACTTACACCCTCATCATTGAAAATCAGGCAGACATCTTTGGAAATGTTCAGGCTTCACTGACGGTGGAATTACAGTACATAGAATTTTCCACTGCCAATTTCGGAGATGTGATCATAAATGAGATTCTATATCGAAAAAAAAATGCGGATTCTGAAGAATTTGTTGAATTATACAATCGATCGGAAAGAAACTTTAATCTTGGCAACTGGACCTTATCTGATGCGAGGGGATCAACAACCTTACCGGAAGGTACTGAAATCAGAAGCGGAGAATACCTGATCCTGACCGGCCTCAAAAGCTTTGCCAGTGAAGTTCAAAATGGTGTTTACCTTCCGAGCTTCCCGTCCCTGAATGATGATGAAGACGCAGTGGTGATCCGAAATGAGGTAGGTATTTTAATTGACAGCCTGTTTTATAGTAACACCTGGGGGCAAAATGAACGCGGAGTTTCCCTGGAACGTAAAGATCCTGAGTCTGCTTCGAACGATGCTTCAAACTGGGCCAGCAATATTTCAGAAATCGGAAACAGTGCCGGTTATCAAAGCTCGATCTTTGAGCCTGATGAAACTCCGCCGGAGATAATTTTTTCCAGGCTGCAATCGAACGGAACTATTTTTGTAGCCTTCAGCGAATTTGTAAATATTGACAATGCCTCAGCCTTTATCAATGATCAGCCGGCTCCCATCATAAGTTACAGCGAGGCAAACGGTAATATCGTAATCTTAGAAAAGAGTGCATCAGGATCAGCTTCCGTTCAGGTAAAAGAAAAAATCAAAGAAAATGAACCGTTGCACCTTACCTTCAATAACATTACTGATATTCGGGGCAATGCAAACCAGGAACTGGCTGTTGAGGTTTCTCAGCCACTCGCTCCGGGCGCCGTTGTCATCAACGAGATCTTATATAATCCTTTGGCCAATTCGGATGATAATCTCCCCGATCAAACAGAATATGTAGAGCTTTATAATCCTTCTGATTATGCTATATCACTGGAAGGATTTTATCTGCACGATGAGCTCGATGAAAATGGAGAAGTTCGAGCCTTGCTTCCTGTCTCCACTCATTATAAATGGATCCCTGCCAATGGATATGTGGTGGTTTATGCTGAAGACCAGGCCACAACGTTCAATGAAAGTCGGCTTGCTAAGTATTTTAAATTACAGGGAGAAAGTGATCAGTTTAAGGCTCGCATCAATCGCAGCAGCCTGAGCTTAACTAATTCTGATGATGCCGTTTATCTGGCTGACAGCACCGCGGCAATCATTGATTCTGTGTTTTATGATGAAAGCTGGCAAAATCCCAATCTCTATGATACCGACGGCGTAGCACTCGAACGTATCAATCCGGAAGGGCCGAGCAATGACAAATCAAACTGGAGCTCAAGCACGCGCGTAAACGGAGGGACCCCGGGGGAACAAAATTCTATCTTCCAGGAATCCGGAGCGGGTCCAGTAAACACAGGAATCACCTTCACTCCAAATCCCTTTTCCCCCGACGATGACGGCTTTGAAGACAACCTATTCATCAATTACAAGCTGGATGAGTCGGATTACTTATTGCGCGTACATATTTTTGACCGATACGGAAGAAAGGTCCGTAAACTGGCAGATGGATTTCAGGCAGGCTTTGAGGGTTCGCTCATCTGGGACGGACGTACCGACGACAATCGAAACAATCGCGTGGGAATTTACATTGTGCTCTTTGAGGCCTACAACAGTGCCATTGGCAAGAATGTGACCTTTAAGGAGACGGTAGTATTAGCTAGGAAATTTTAA